Genomic segment of Benincasa hispida cultivar B227 chromosome 1, ASM972705v1, whole genome shotgun sequence:
aaAAATTAGATGACAAACCAAGAAATTTAGAGGCGTAAtgagtgtttatagacttattttcaaaaattaaaaacaaaaaaccaaatggttacaaaattaaaaacaaaaaaccaaatggttacaaAACAGTGCCTAATTTTAGTAGTtagcaagaaatttagaggtggaagagtgacttaattttccagaattaaaaaccaaatggttaaaAAAGGGCCTTAATGACTTAAAACTTTGGTTGTCCCAATCCAATTGACCTTGGAGTGCCGAAATTATGGAGGTTAATAGGGAGTGGACCAGATATATAATGCAAGGAATTGTGTACTCCTGATACCAGTTTATTAGAGAAAACGTTGGGAACAATGATTAATCTAGACTTTGTTCACAAGAAATTATGGAGACTTTGATGTCAGtataaccaattaattgagAAAGGATCACAGACTAAAATGTCTTAACCGGTTTCAAGAAAGTATGAAAGGAACCAATTAAATGCAAACCTGTGCTTTCTTggccttttctttcttcaattttttcaacTCCTTTGCTCTTGCCTTTCGCTTGGCATCTTTTTCAGCCTAAACAACCACAGAAAGACAAAAAGTTGGTTCATGTCCATGGAAAAACTGAATAAACATTCCAAGTCAACAAACAAGGGTGgtgaaaggaaaataaataaatacataaaggaGATGAAAAAGTTCACTCGTTgccaaatagaaaaataagaaaatagacCCAAGATAGAAACGAATTTTAGggaaacccaaaataaaattaggCCTTCTATGATTTTTGAATACTAGAAAGTGCAAGGAAGAAGACCTTAACAGAAAAAAATGCCTGATGTGGATGAACTACAAAATGAAACAAGCATGGCCTTCAGGTTGAAAACATGCTGACCGTGATTATTATTGGCAAATAGCAGATGCAAGCTGTAAGAACGTAAAAAAATCTTGACAGTCCATTCACCTGAACTAGAATAGAGTGTAAAGATCTCAGATGGGATGCATGTTTTCAGTAACAAATAACTCGTAACCCCAAAATATCTTAGTTTTCATCTTGAGAAGTTCTTAGTCCCCGAAGCAGGATATATTTCCAGGTTTACCATCACTGCAGTGTTactaaattacaataaaaaccAATCTACTTCAACAGCATAAGAGGGCTTCTTGAGATAGTTCAAATAGGAGAAGCAGAAACCCAAGATGAAAAATGCATCTATACTATATGGAATCAAGTCCGAACAGAAGGAAAACAATTTTAAGTAACCTGCTTAGCTGCTTGAGATTCCTCCATTTCCTTGGTTAGTGCACTGGGCACCTTAGCAGCATTCCAATCCCACTTATCAAGGTTTGAAGCCATGAACCTTCTAAAGTTATTCCGGACTTCCTTCTCACTTGCTAGCATGTAAGGAGTACGTCCTCTTTCATCTTTGATGCAAGGATCAGATCCCTGTTCAAGGAGTTCCAAAACCTTATCTGCATTTCCCGACTGTGATGCTTCATGCAAAGGTGTAGTTCTACAAATAACTTCACTTTCACTCTCGCTAGTTTTGGGGTGTTCAACAGATTCTTCAAGATATGTACGAGCATCCTTTTCCAAATCTCCAATAACTTTCTGTCCACTTATATCTCGGGTGCCATTGTCTGTTGTAACTGCAGTTAACAGTGAATCGTGCTCACTGGTGGACAATATTTCCTTCTCATCTACTTCATACACTACTTGCACCAATTGTTCATAAACACGCCGAGCTTCTTTTAATGTAGGCCTTCGAACAGTCAAAGGAATATTCCGAACAGCAGAGTGCTGATCACTAAAGTACGGCTTATCTCCATTAAAAAGCAATTGCCGATTATTTGAAGGAGCATAAATATAAACGCAAGATGAAGCATTAAAGTAGGACTTCCAAGCAGCAAGGAGATCTTGAATTTCCTAGAAGCATTCAATAGAAGCCAATCAACAATTACAGTTGGAAAGGAGTTTGAACTAAGCGTGATCCTGTCACAAGCATGgtaccaaaagaaaaaaatataatataggaACAGAAGATTTGGTTCCTAGGggacaaactcttttatattcAATCACagttttcaaaaacaactttGAAACAAAAACATAATGCTGTTTGCAAAATCATAGACTTGAAAAGGGAAACTGTTTTCATCAAGTAATTGAATTCTATCATGAAATTAATAGGAATTTATGGGTGTgaaatatgtatttaaattacaaaaagaagaaggaaagaggAATTTCACGACCCAAGCCATTTCGTAGTCATCAATAGACTATTTATACCTTCTTCAATGCCAGTTCATTATGACGACGAAGTGAAGCCCCAGCGGAACTGATTGATTTGCCACTTGCATCTTTCGATGACTGCTTCTTTCCAGACTTGGCTCTCACCACATATCTACAGAGTAAGAAAGTTTGAATCTCATACAAGGAAAGTACAACAAGAAGCACCAAAGCCAAATGGAATAGCTCCCTACAAGTGGAAATGCAAACTCACAATATACATGTTCTTTGATAACAATATCATTACTTACTTCAGGTATTAGAGTTACAAATGAGAACAACAGTTTGTAGGTTCCACTTTCTACACCCACTAGATACCTGTCGTCCGTTTTCATCATTGACTCCAAGATGAAGAGAAAAAACGACTGAAAACCATTGGAAATGCCTCCAAATGGTAGAAACAGATTGAGAAGATAAAGGAGAGATTTCAAACCTGTGAAAGGTTTTATGAGCTACAACTGAGTTCCCATCGAATACACAACCCGCAAAGTGCCCACCACTTGCAAGTAACACCATCCGCAAATGAGAGCCATCTCTTGgctcatgatttaaatattttaatcttgCTATGATTTCATTCTCTCTAAGGTACCGTGCATGAAAGCCATTACCACTGATCGGTGTTCTATCGTCTTCGTATGAAATATTATCTGACTCATCTATGAGCAAGCACTTCCAAACCGAAGCTCTTTCACCTGTTTGGAGATGAACAAACAACCTCTTCTTGTTCACATTATCACTTGTTCCCTTAGACCCTTCATTCAGAGAACTGATCTCCTTCTCTGTTTCGTCCTCTGAACCAGAAATACTCGACACATCAAAGTCTCTGAAAGAATCAGATGTCAGCTCATCAAAATCATCCTCCTTCACAATATTCTTTCCAGCAATGCTTAGTTTCACCTAATATTTAGTTATAGCCCAGTAAATGCTCCGAAATACAGAAAAATAAGAAACTTTTCACTTCAACAAAACCATGTCAACAAATAATTTCAGCTTTGATTCTGTAAACATTTAAGATAAATGGTTCTTAGACACACATGATGGATCCCGCTTGTTAAAGGGAGAGTAAGAgaaaacctttttaaaaaatggacgCTGCGCCTGCATCTCACCAGCGGAAGGGGatgacaaaagaaaaattataattgaTCAAGAACAATGCATCAaacataaactccattttcgTTCCAGACCAATAAAAAAACACGACGATTTATGAGGAGATAGGATGCTTCATTTCTAGACACGATAATTCAATCTATAAAACACTCTGCTCGATCAGCTAGTTAAATTGGGGGAAAATATGCAATTCAAAAAGCAGGTAACAGAATCAGCAAAAAAAAGTTACATTGAACCGGTGAAGGTCGGACTTGAAGTGCGAACGCTGGTCAACCAGAGACTCGAACTCCGCCTTGCATGTGTTGCAGGTCCATCGGTGGGCGATGGAACTTTCTTTGAAATCCCTAGTGTTCTGCTCCGAATCGACTGTGTTTTCAGCCCTTGAGTTGTCCCTGTTGCTGCCGCTGGTTGATGAGGTGTATGAGTGTGGAGAACGAAGGAGTTTGCAGGAATCGAAGAAGTCGGCCGGGACGTCGAAGATGGAACGATTACGTTTCTCCGGCGGGATGCTTGGTCTATTGCTAACGACAACGGCGGAGGCGGCGGTATTGTTCTCCTCCTCCATGGCCTTATGCCGATTTCCTCGATAAATCGAGATAAATAGGCTTTTCAtggaaatttttattataagcTAAGACCTAAATTACTGTTCTACTGCTCGATTGACTCCaccaaaaagtgtttttaaaaaactcatttttatttaaatatttggatggATATAAAGAACGTACACAATAAAATAATCGATCAATAATGCTTTGATTATCTTAAATAAATCAAGATTAAGCATGAAAAGAGGATTAAAAATACAACTTTTGTAGTTTTCACAAGAATTTTCATCTTCGTGAGCAATCGGCACCACCAATGCTAAATCCTCGCTATTCTCCGAAAACGGTTGTATGACCGAATTTTTAGTGAAAGATATGAAATTTCACATTATTTGGAGAGTAAAAGAGGTTTTTGTGGAAGATTATAGGGAATATTCAAGGAAGCATTAGTTTTTaacaattgaaaattaaaacctatttataaataataaaaaaaatgcaaaaatgtTTTTTGCATGTtctccacctcaaactccattaACATAGAAAAATTAAGTGTCAAGTTTCGCATAAGTTGCTTCAAAATCCACTTAGTTAGTAGGAAAATCCAATAGTTAgagtttttccactaactaattttttattaaaatcaattttttaacaaaatatgaaatacatttttcatattttagaaatcatttaattaaataaaataaaaaatttaatatcacaaaTTAAATTGACtttgacacctaattttgattaatcacattaatcaaattttaaaacactttcgTTATAAAATATActctccaaaaataattaattgtaaaatatatcttatataaaatataattttctctaaaggccgaatttgaacattttaaattcttacttcacctagttcttcaattttgtccgtagtgagctagcaaggagattcgatgaacctacagatcatgggctccaacgatccaagactAATCGGTGAAActctttaacttaattaatcaacattcgttaactaacaggactGTCCACTGTAGCCTGCAGTTGCATTCCCATCATAGTAGATATATTTtgtatccatttgatataaccatcattgataagttaatccttcacaggttgttcgtaatatcAGCTAGGTCAATTATCGTTTTGCCactgagtta
This window contains:
- the LOC120090181 gene encoding ankyrin repeat and zinc finger domain-containing protein 1, which produces MEEENNTAASAVVVSNRPSIPPEKRNRSIFDVPADFFDSCKLLRSPHSYTSSTSGSNRDNSRAENTVDSEQNTRDFKESSIAHRWTCNTCKAEFESLVDQRSHFKSDLHRFNVKLSIAGKNIVKEDDFDELTSDSFRDFDVSSISGSEDETEKEISSLNEGSKGTSDNVNKKRLFVHLQTGERASVWKCLLIDESDNISYEDDRTPISGNGFHARYLRENEIIARLKYLNHEPRDGSHLRMVLLASGGHFAGCVFDGNSVVAHKTFHRYVVRAKSGKKQSSKDASGKSISSAGASLRRHNELALKKEIQDLLAAWKSYFNASSCVYIYAPSNNRQLLFNGDKPYFSDQHSAVRNIPLTVRRPTLKEARRVYEQLVQVVYEVDEKEILSTSEHDSLLTAVTTDNGTRDISGQKVIGDLEKDARTYLEESVEHPKTSESESEVICRTTPLHEASQSGNADKVLELLEQGSDPCIKDERGRTPYMLASEKEVRNNFRRFMASNLDKWDWNAAKVPSALTKEMEESQAAKQAEKDAKRKARAKELKKLKKEKAKKAQVQEAESQKAVKTEQTRGIGSIMNPPAESTSGKLITKEMAQAAEREKRAAAAERRMAAMAAAAATNNSSSTTPNSLQSKSGLAGDASCSCCGTSLVGKVPFHRYNYKYCSSTCMHVHKEVLDEN